A single window of Channa argus isolate prfri chromosome 10, Channa argus male v1.0, whole genome shotgun sequence DNA harbors:
- the LOC137133997 gene encoding protocadherin beta-3-like: MDCGILPFTWCVKWRFGCGQTWCYLFFLFYFSHIVSGHMRYSIPEEMKKGSLIGNVAKDLGLDLKRLRSGRARIVTGENIQYIELKTDKGILVVNERIDREQLCRDITPCSFSFEVILENPMELHQITVEIIDINDNSPSFERNRIHFEISESANTGARFPLTSAEDPDVGGNGLREYFLTENHNFVLKQNSNADGKKYAEMVLQKHLDRETNPNLSLKLIAVDGGTPQRSGTVNIDITVLDINDNAPVFNQSVYKATVMENAPKDTYVTTVNASDADFGSNSVVSYYFSDLSSGMRDLFTINEKNGIVLITGFVDYEKDKKYELRIEAKDQGGLTDSSKVIIEVTDVNDNAPFISVMSFTSPVSEDSPPGTTIGIINVKDLDSGDNGQVTCKIEQNAPFNIKSTLRNYYTLVTDTLLDRESVSEYNITVVATDAGIPSLSTKRSFHLKISDVNDNAPVFSQRGYTAFISENNSPGVSVLKISADDPDENQNARISYILDVNNKGGSTVSDYVSVCAESGVIEVVRSFDYEQIKQLVFVVIAQDGGSPPLTSNVTVKILVQDQNDNPPQVLYPVQTGGSQVAEMVPRSADVGYLVTKVVAVDVDSGQNAWLSYKLQKATDRALFEVGLQNGEIRTTRQVTDKDAVKQRLTVIVEDNGQPSRSATVIVNLAVADSFPEVLSEFTDFAHDKEYNDNLTFYLVLALAVVSFLFIMCLVVIISVKIYRWRQSRVLYHSSLPVIPYYPPRYSDTLGTGTLQHVYNYEVCRTTDSRKSDCKLGRAGSQNVLIMDPSSSGTMQRIQSEKSILDEPDSPLEVSCSM, translated from the coding sequence ATGGATTGTGGAATACTACCCTTTACTTGGTGCGTGAAATGGCGTTTTGGCTGCGGACAGACTTGGTGTTATCTGTTCTTCctattttatttcagtcataTTGTCAGCGGGCATATGCGATATTCAATCCCAGAAGAGATGAAGAAGGGCTCTTTAATCGGTAATGTAGCAAAGGACCTTGGTTTGGATTTGAAGAGGCTTCGTTCTGGTCGTGCCCGCATTGTTACTGGAGAAAACATCCAGTACATCGAGCTGAAGACAGACAAAGGGATTCTAGTTGTGAACGAGAGAATAGACCGAGAGCAGCTTTGTAGAGACATAACCCCGTGCAGCTTCAGCTTTGAGGTGATTTTAGAAAACCCCATGGAGCTACATCAAATTACAGTTGAaataatagacataaatgataaCTCGCCATCGTTTGAAAGGAATCGCATTCACTTTGAGATCAGTGAATCAGCTAATACTGGAGCTCGTTTTCCCCTGACCAGTGCGGAAGACCCAGATGTGGGTGGTAATGGACTCAGAGAATATTTTTTGACCGAGAAtcacaactttgttttaaagcaaaattcGAATGCAGATGGAAAGAAATATGCAGAGATGGTGCTTCAGAAACACttagacagagaaacaaacccGAATCTGTCTTTAAAGCTAATAGCTGTAGACGGTGGAACTCCGCAAAGATCTGGTACAGTAAATATAGACATCACTGTTCTTGATATCAATGATAATGCGCCTGTGTTTAATCAATCTGTCTATAAAGCTACAGTAATGGAAAACGCTCCCAAAGACACTTATGTTACCACTGTTAATGCGAGTGACGCAGATTTCGGGTCAAACAGTGTTGTGTCATACTATTTTTCAGACCTTAGCAGTGGTATGCGTGATTTATTTaccataaatgaaaaaaacggCATTGTTTTAATAACAGGCTTCGTTGAttatgaaaaggacaaaaagtacGAACTTCGAATTGAGGCTAAAGATCAGGGAGGTTTGACAGATTCTAGTAAAGTGATAATTGAAGTCACTGACGTAAATGACAACGCCCCTTTCATAAGTGTCATGTCATTCACTAGTCCAGTGTCTGAAGACTCTCCTCCTGGTACAACTATTGGCATTATAAATGTTAAAGACCTTGATTCAGGTGATAACGGACAGGTAACATGCAAAATCGAACAAAATGCGCCTTTCAACATAAAATCCACTTTAAGAAATTATTATACGTTGGTAACAGATACTCTACTGGATCGTGAAAGTGTTTCAGAGTATAACATCACTGTTGTAGCGACGGATGCAGGAATACCTTCTCTTTCAACAAAAagaagttttcatttaaaaatttctgATGTGAACGATAATGCTCCAGTGTTTTCACAACGTGGTTACACTGCGTTTATATCAGAGAATAATTCTCCGGGTGTTTCTGTTCTAAAGATTAGCGCTGACGATCCCGATGAAAACCAAAACGCTCGTATATCATATATACTGGATGTGAATAACAAAGGCGGATCTACAGTATCTGActatgtttctgtctgtgcagaGAGCGGAGTGATAGAAGTGGTTCGCTCATTTGATTATGAACAAATCAAACAGTTGGTTTTCGTGGTCATAGCGCAGGATGGAGGTTCTCCTCCACTCACTAGTAATGTGACAGTGAAAATACTGGTCCAGGACCAGAACGACAACCCTCCTCAGGTCCTCTACCCAGTTCAGACTGGTGGCTCTCAGGTGGCTGAAATGGTGCCTCGTTCAGCAGATGTGGGCTATCTGGTCACTAAAGTGGTGGCTGTGGATGTGGACTCTGGACAGAATGCCTGGCTCTCCTATAAACTGCAGAAAGCCACAGACAGGGCGCTGTTTGAAGTGGGCTTACAGAATGGAGAAATAAGAACTACCCGCCAAGTTACTGATAAAgatgctgtcaaacaaagactCACTGTTATAGTGGAGGACAACGGGCAGCCCTCTCGTTCAGCTACAGTCATTGTTAACCTGGCGGTGGCCGACAGCTTCCCTGAAGTGCTGTCGGAGTTCACTGACTTTGCACACGACAAGGAGTACAATGACAACCTGACTTTTTACTTAGTGTTGGCTCTGGCTGTAGTTTCCTTCCTGTTCATCATGTGTTTAGTGGTTATTATATCAGTGAAAATCTACAGGTGGAGACAGTCTCGCGTCCTGTATCACTCCAGCCTCCCTGTGATTCCGTATTATCCACCACGTTACTCAGACACTTTGGGGACAGGGACTCTCCAACACGTGTACAATTACGAGGTTTGCAGGACGACTGACTCCAGAAAGAGTGACTGTAAGTTGGGCAGAGCCGGTAGTCAGAACGTGCTGATAATGGACCCCAGTTCATCAGGGACGATGCAGCGGATACAGAGTGAAAAGAGCATCCTGGATGAACCAGACTCACCTCTAGAGGTTAGTTGCAGTATGTAG
- the LOC137133999 gene encoding protocadherin beta-16-like, whose translation MMACMWINAGRVRWKTLFFTLCLFMLGSVTGQARYSILEEQAKGSFVGNIARDLGLDVARLVSGKARIITKGSREYVDLNRDKGTLVIKERIDREELCAKTTPCSFSFEVILEKPIQLYRVIVEVIDINDNSPSFPKEEINLKIVESVAAGTRFSLVSADDPDVGKNDIQKYTLKPLDHFKLEVQSQPDGGRFIEMVLQNPLDREKEETHTLVLVAADGGDPHRSGTVRIHITVLDANDNAPVCSQAVYKADVKENSPEGTVVTTVSATDADKGHYGEVTYAIPHATKDAKQLFEVNIETGEIKVVGKLDFEKSKTYQLNVQASDHGGYTDTCKVIIHIIDENDNVPTIQLMSFSNSVSEDSPPGTTIAVFNVDDEDSDGNGVVKCSINSDIPFKVESSLTGYYTIVTDNLLDREILAEYNITITVSDKGSPPLSSSKTINVKVSDVNDSPPQFDQSEYSKTVPENNSPGFSVFTLSATDSDWGQNARISYFLEEKEINGFQLSSLVSVNSENGLIHALKSFDYEQIKWFEFNVTARDAGSPPLSSVATVRLIVQDQNDNPPQVLYPVQTGGSQVAEMVPRSADVGYLVTKVVAVDVDSGQNAWLSYKLQKATDRALFIVGLQNGEIRTIRQVTDKDAVKQRLTVIVEDNGQPSRSASVIVNVAVADSFPEVLSEFTDFAHDKEYNDNLTFYLVLALAVVSFLFIACLVVIISVKIYRWRQSRVLYHSSLPVIPYYPPRYSDTLGTGTLQHVYNYEVCRTTDSRKSECKLGRAGSQNVLIMDASSSGTMQRIQSEKSILDEPDSPLEVRTHYCFE comes from the coding sequence ATGATGGCTTGTATGTGGATAAACGCTGGTAGAGTACGAtggaaaacactgttttttactctttgtctttttatgctGGGCTCAGTGACAGGACAGGCTCGGTATTCCATACTGGAGGAGCAGGCCAAAGGATCTTTTGTTGGAAACATTGCTAGAGATTTAGGCTTGGATGTGGCGAGGCTCGTGTCAGGTAAAGCTCGTATTATCACAAAAGGAAGCCGAGAGTATGTTGATTTAAACCGAGACAAAGGCACGCTTGTTATTAAAGAGCGGATCGACCGAGAAGAGCTTTGTGCAAAGACGACGCCCTGTAGCTTTAGTTTCGAAGTCATTTTAGAAAAACCGATCCAGCTTTATCGGGTAATAGTGGAGGTGATAGACATCAACGATAACAGCCCGTCTTTCCCAAAAGAGGAAATCAATTTGAAAATTGTTGAAAGCGTTGCAGCGGGGACTCGCTTCTCTTTAGTGAGTGCAGATGACCCCGATGTTGGAAAGAATGATATCCAGAAATATACCCTTAAACCCTTAGATCATTTCAAACTGGAGGTACAGAGCCAACCAGATGGAGGCAGATTTATCGAAATGGTTTTACAAAACCCTCTAGATCGAGAGAAAGAGGAGACTCACACACTGGTGCTGGTTGCTGCAGATGGCGGTGATCCCCATAGATCAGGGACAGTGCGGATTCATATCACTGTACTTGATGCTAACGATAATGCTCCAGTGTGCAGCCAGGCTGTTTATAAAGCAGATGTCAAAGAAAATTCTCCTGAAGGAACAGTGGTGACCACTGTTAGCGCCACTGACGCAGATAAAGGCCATTATGGTGAAGTGACATATGCAATCCCTCATGCCACCAAAGatgcaaaacagctttttgaaGTCAATATTGAAACAGGGGAAATTAAAGTTGTAGGTAAACTAGATTTTGAAAAATCCAAAACGTATCAATTAAACGTGCAGGCCAGTGATCACGGGGGATATACAGACACGTGCAAAGTTATTATTCACATAATTGATGAGAATGACAATGTCCCTACAATACAGCTTATGTCATTTTCTAACTCAGTGTCTGAGGATTCTCCCCCAGGTACAACTATAGCTGTTTTTAACGTGGATGATGAAGACTCTGATGGTAACGGTGTTGTTAAATGCTCCATCAACTCTGACATACCTTTCAAAGTCGAGTCTTCACTAACTGGTTATTACACCATAGTAACCGATAACCTGTTAGACAGAGAAATTCTTGCTGAGTACAACATCACCATAACGGTCTCTGACAAAGGCTCCCCGCCTCTGTCTAGCAGTAAAACCATCAATGTAAAAGTATCTGACGTCAATGACAGTCCACCGCAATTTGATCAATCTGAATATAGTAAGACTGTACCAGAGAACAATTCTCCTGGATTCTCTGTGTTTACTCTTAGCGCTACTGATTCAGACTGGGGCCAAAATGCTCGGATTTCTTACTTTCTTGAGGAGAAAGAAATTAATGGTTTTCAGTTGTCTTCATTAGTGTCAGTAAATTCAGAAAACGGTCTTATTCATGCACTGAAATCTTTTGATTATGAACAAATCAAGTGGTTTGAATTTAACGTAACTGCTCGTGATGCTGGATCACCTCCTCTGAGTTCTGTGGCTACAGTTAGACTCATAGTCCAGGACCAGAACGACAACCCACCTCAGGTCCTGTACCCAGTCCAGACTGGTGGCTCTCAGGTGGCTGAAATGGTGCCTCGTTCAGCAGATGTGGGCTATCTGGTCACTAAAGTGGTGGCTGTGGATGTGGACTCTGGACAGAATGCCTGGCTCTCCTATAAACTGCAGAAAGCCACAGACAGGGCGCTGTTTATAGTGGGCTTACAGAATGGAGAAATAAGAACTATCCGCCAAGTCACTGATAAAgatgctgtcaaacaaagactCACTGTTATTGTGGAGGACAACGGGCAGCCCTCTCGTTCAGCTTCAGTCATTGTTAACGTGGCGGTGGCCGACAGCTTCCCTGAAGTGCTGTCGGAGTTCACTGACTTTGCACACGACAAGGAGTACAATGACAACCTGACTTTTTACTTGGTGTTGGCTCTGGCTGTAGTTTCCTTCCTGTTCATCGCGTGTTTAGTGGTTATTATATCAGTGAAAATCTACAGGTGGAGACAGTCTCGCGTCCTGTATCACTCCAGCCTCCCTGTGATTCCTTATTATCCACCACGTTACTCAGACACTTTGGGGACAGGGACTCTCCAACACGTGTACAATTACGAGGTGTGCAGGACGACTGACTCCAGAAAGAGTGAGTGTAAGTTGGGGAGAGCCGGTAGTCAGAACGTGCTGATAATGGACGCCAGTTCATCAGGGACGATGCAGCGGATACAGAGTGAAAAGAGCATCCTGGATGAACCAGACTCTCCTCTAGAGGTTAGAACTCATTATTGTTTTGAATAA
- the LOC137133996 gene encoding protocadherin beta-16-like: MALEQDNWNIGGRWRLFGRLQRAVFIFLCISLNQAVAQIRYSIPEEMKKGSLVGNVAQDLGLDLRRLRSGRARIVTGENIQYTELKTDKGILVVNERIDREQLCGDVTPCSFTFEILLENPMELHPVTIEVLDVNDNAPTFQNSHVEFEISESAALGSRFVLESADDADVEGNSLQNYILTPNDNFVLKQHVNPDGSKYAEMVLQKALDREEQPRLLLKLLAVDGGNPQRSGTINVEVNILDANDNAPVFNQSVYKAAVTENAAKGTHIVTVNASDIDSGLNGKVTYSFSKSKAGAADLFDIDEATGRIYVAKQIDFEKDKKIEFRVEAKDQGGYTDSSKVEIEVIDVNDNAPVINVMSFTSHVSEDSPAGTTVGIINVKDLDSGENGQVRCRIEGGVPFKIKSNVRNYYALITDSALDRENQSECNISVIVSDAGSPPLSTVKTFYLKVSDVNDNSPVFSRSIYSAMITENSSPGLSVLSVYAKDPDENQNARVSYILEDYEIGGSPASEYVSVNAANGVINAIRSFDYEQMKQLVFTVKAKDGGSPPLTSNVTVKILVQDQNDNPPQILYPVQTGGSQVAEMVPRSADVGYLVTKVVAVDVDSGQNAWLSYKLQKATDRALFEVGLQNGEIRTIRQITDKDAVKQRLTVIVEDNGQPSRSATVIVNVAVADSFPEVLSEFTDFAHDKEYNDNLTFYLVLALAVVSFLFITCLVVIISVKIYRWRQSRVLYHSSLPVIPYYPPRYSDTLGTGTLQHVYNYEVCRTTDSRKSDCKLGRACSQNVLIMDPSSSGTMQRIQSEKSILDEPDSPLEVGGNT; the protein is encoded by the coding sequence ATGGCATTAGAACAAGACAATTGGAATATAGGAGGAAGATGGCGACTGTTTGGACGATTACAGagggctgtgtttattttccTATGTATTTCTCTTAATCAAGCCGTGGCACAGATTCGGTATTCTATTCCAGAGGAGATGAAGAAAGGGTCTCTTGTTGGTAACGTCGCACAGGACCTTGGTTTGGATCTAAGAAGGCTCCGTTCTGGTCGAGCCCGTATTGTGACCGGAGAGAACATCCAGTACACCGAGCTAAAGACAGACAAAGGGATTCTAGTCGTTAACGAGAGAATAGACCGAGAGCAGCTTTGTGGAGACGTGACGCCCTGTAGCTTTACCTTTGAGATTTTGCTGGAAAACCCAATGGAGCTGCACCCTGTGACCATAGAAGTACTGGACGTGAATGACAACGCTCCCACTTTTCAGAACAGTCACGTAGAATTTGAAATAAGTGAATCAGCTGCGCTCGGATCCCGTTTTGTTTTAGAGAGTGCGGATGATGCTGATGTTGAAGGAAACAGTCtgcaaaactacattttaacacCGAACgataattttgttttgaaacagCATGTTAATCCTGACGGCAGTAAATATGCTGAGATGGTGCTGCAGAAAGCCTTAGACAGAGAAGAACAGCCACGCCTGCTGTTAAAACTGTTGGCTGTAGACGGCGGAAATCCACAGAGATCAGGTACAATAAATGTAGAAGTTAACATTCTGGATGCCAATGATAATGCGCCCGTGTTTAATCAGTCAGTGTACAAGGCGGCAGTGACTGAAAACGCAGCGAAAGGCACTCATATTGTGACCGTAAATGCAAGCGACATAGACAGCGGTTTGAACGGTAAAGTAACATATTCTTTTTCCAAATCAAAAGCAGGAGCAGCTGATCTGTTTGACATAGATGAGGCTACTGGAAGAATATATGTTGCAAAGCAGATCGATtttgagaaagacaaaaaaattgaGTTCAGAGTTGAAGCTAAAGATCAAGGAGGATATACAGATTCAAGCAAAGTTGAAATTGAGGTAATCGATGTAAATGATAACGCGCCGGTCATCAACGTTATGTCATTCACCAGTCATGTGTCGGAAGACTCCCCTGCTGGTACCACCGTTGGCATAATTAATGTTAAAGATCTTGACTCCGGTGAAAATGGACAAGTAAGGTGCAGGATTGAAGGAGGCGTTCcgtttaaaattaaatctaatgTGCGAAATTATTACGCACTGATAACAGATTCTGCATTAGATCGTGAAAATCAATCAGAGTGCAACATCAGCGTTATTGTTTCAGACGCAGGCTCACCTCCCCTCTCGACCGTAAAAACCTTTTATCTAAAAGTTTCGGATGTCAATGACAATTCCCCTGTGTTTTCACGCAGCATTTATAGTGCGATGATTACAGAAAACAGTTCTCCTGGACTTTCTGTATTAAGTGTTTATGCGAAAGACCCTGATGAAAACCAGAACGCCCGTGTTTCTTATATTTTAGAAGATTATGAGATTGGAGGATCTCCCGCATCTGAATATGTATCTGTTAATGCAGCAAACGGAGTAATCAATGCAATCCGTTCATTTGATTATGAGCAAATGAAACAACTGGTATTCACCGTCAAAGCGAAGGATGGAGGCTCTCCTCCACTCACTAGTAATGTGACAGTGAAAATACTGGTCCAGGACCAGAACGACAACCCTCCTCAGATTCTCTACCCAGTCCAGACTGGTGGCTCTCAGGTCGCTGAAATGGTGCCTCGTTCAGCAGATGTGGGGTATCTGGTCACTAAAGTGGTGGCTGTTGATGTGGACTCTGGACAGAATGCCTGGCTCTCCTATaaactgcaaaaagccacagaCAGGGCGCTGTTTGAAGTGGGCTTACAGAATGGAGAAATAAGAACTATCCGCCAAATCACTGATAAAgatgctgtcaaacaaagactCACTGTTATAGTGGAGGACAACGGGCAGCCCTCTCGTTCAGCTACAGTCATTGTTAACGTGGCGGTGGCCGACAGCTTCCCTGAAGTGCTGTCGGAGTTCACTGACTTTGCACACGACAAAGAGTACAATGACAACCTGACTTTTTACTTAGTGTTGGCTCTGGCTGTAGTTTCCTTCCTGTTCATCACGTGTTTAGTGGTTATTATATCAGTGAAAATCTACAGGTGGAGACAGTCTCGCGTCCTGTATCACTCCAGCCTCCCTGTGATTCCGTATTATCCACCACGTTACTCAGACACTTTGGGGACAGGGACTCTCCAACACGTGTACAATTACGAGGTGTGCAGGACGACTGACTCCAGAAAGAGTGACTGTAAGTTGGGCAGAGCCTGTAGTCAAAACGTGCTGATAATGGACCCCAGTTCATCAGGAACGATGCAGCGGATACAGAGTGAAAAGAGCATCCTGGATGAACCAGACTCTCCTCTAGAGGTTGGTGGAAACACGTAG
- the LOC137134000 gene encoding protocadherin beta-11-like — protein sequence MAHKPPLCKWRLYFRPQRVMFIFLLYLFNPITGQIRYSVPEEMKKGFLIGHVAQDLGLDLKRLRSGRARIVTGENIHYTELKTDKGILVVSERIDREELCGDITPCSFSFEIILENPMELHHVTIEVLDVNDYPPVFKKSDIMLEISESANIGAKFVLESAEDPDVGINGLQNYVLTPNENFVLKERVNPDGSKYAEMVLQKQLDREVVPHLSLKLIAVDGGDPQRSGTVNIDIRVLDVNDNAPVFNQSVFKATVVENAAQGTNIVTINATDADSGSNGYITYSISNVKSNIAELLSIDKHSGVLSVSGPIDFERDKKYELRVDAKDQGGLTDSSKVIVEVTDVNDNAPFIGVMSFTSPLSEDSPPGTIIGIINVKDLDSGDNGQVTCKIEQNAPFNIKSTLRNYYTLVTDTLLDRESVSEYNITVVATDAGIPSLSTKRSFHLQISDVNDNAPVFSQRGYTAFISENNSPGVSVLKISAEDPDENQNARISYILADSIIDGYPVSHCVSVNAETGVIQAVRPFDYEQIKQLVFIVKAQDGGSPPLTSNVTVKIQVQDQNDNPPQVLYPVQTGGSQVAEMVPRSADVGYLVTKVVAVDVDSGQNAWLSYKLQKATDRALFEVGLQNGEIRTIRQVTDKDAVKQRLTVIVEDNGQPSRSATVIVNVAVADSFPEVLSEFTDFTHDKEYNDNLTFYLVLALAVVSFLFITCLVVFISVKIYRWRQSRILYHSSLPVIPYYPPRYSDTLGTGTLQHVYNYEVCRKTDSRKSDCKLGRAGSQNVLIMDPSSSGTMQRIQSEKSILDEPDSPLEVSCSM from the coding sequence ATGGCGCATAAACCTCCACTTTGCAAATGGCGGTTGTATTTTAGACCTCAGCGggtaatgtttatttttttactttacttatttAATCCCATAACTGGTCAGATCCGATACTCTGTACCAGAGGAGATGAAGAAGGGTTTTCTTATAGGTCATGTAGCACAGGACCTTGGTTTGGATCTGAAAAGGCTCCGCTCTGGGCGGGCCCGTATCGTGACCGGAGAAAACATTCATTACACTGAGCTGAAGACAGACAAAGGAATTCTAGTCGTGAGTGAAAGAATAGACCGAGAGGAGCTTTGTGGAGACATAACCCCGTGCAGCTTCAGCTTTGAAATTATTCTTGAAAATCCAATGGAGCTACACCATGTAACTATAGAAGTGTTAGATGTGAATGATTATCCTCCGGTATTTAAAAAATCGGATATTATGTTAGAAATTAGCGAGTCAGCTAACATTGGGGCGAAATTTGTGTTGGAAAGTGCAGAGGATCCTGATGTTGGAATAAATGGACTGCAAAACTACGTTTTAACCCCAAAcgaaaattttgttttaaaagagcGTGTAAATCCAGACGGGAGTAAATATGCAGAGATGGTGCTTCAGAAACAGTTAGACAGAGAAGTCGTTCCCCATCTCTCGTTGAAGCTGATAGCAGTAGATGGTGGGGACCCACAGAGGTCTGGCACCGTAAACATTGACATAAGAGTGTTAGATGTTAATGACAATGCCCCCGTTTTCAACCAGTCTGTTTTTAAGGCCACAGTGGTAGAGAACGCAGCACAGGGCACAAATATCGTTACTATCAATGCTACAGACGCAGATAGCGGATCTAATGGCTACATCACATATTCCATTTCGAACGTGAAGAGCAATATAGCTGAATTGTTATCCATTGATAAACACTCCGGAGTATTATCTGTTTCTGGTCCAATTGATTTTGAAAGGGATAAAAAATATGAGCTCAGAGTAGATGCAAAAGATCAGGGAGGTTTGACAGATTCTAGTAAAGTGATAGTTGAAGTCACTGACGTAAATGACAACGCCCCTTTCATAGGCGTCATGTCATTCACTAGTCCGCTGTCTGAAGACTCTCCTCCTGGTACAATTATTGGCATTATAAATGTTAAAGACCTTGATTCAGGTGATAACGGACAGGTAACTTGCAAAATCGAACAAAATGCGCCTTTTAACATAAAATCCACTTTAAGAAATTACTATACGTTGGTAACAGATACTCTACTGGATCGTGAAAGTGTTTCAGAGTATAACATCACTGTTGTAGCGACGGATGCAGGAATACCTTCTCTCTCAACAAAAAGAAGTTTTCATTTACAAATTTCTGATGTGAACGATAATGCTCCAGTGTTTTCACAACGTGGTTACACTGCGTTTATATCAGAGAATAATTCTCCAGGTGTTTCTGTTCTAAAGATTAGCGCTGAAGATCCCGATGAAAACCAAAACGCTCGTATATCATATATATTGGCTGATTCCATAATTGACGGGTATCCAGTTTCACATTGTGTATCAGTTAATGCAGAAACCGGGGTGATTCAAGCAGTGCGGCCATTTGATTATGAGCAAATTAAACAGTTAGTTTTCATCGTGAAAGCGCAGGATGGAGGCTCTCCTCCACTCACTAGTAATGTGACAGTGAAAATACAGGTCCAGGACCAGAACGACAACCCACCTCAGGTTCTCTACCCAGTCCAGACTGGTGGCTCTCAGGTGGCTGAAATGGTGCCTCGTTCAGCAGATGTAGGCTATCTGGTCACTAAAGTGGTGGCTGTTGATGTGGACTCTGGACAGAATGCCTGGCTCTCCTATAAACTGCAGAAAGCCACAGACCGGGCGCTGTTTGAAGTGGGCTTACAGAATGGAGAAATAAGAACTATCCGCCAAGTCACTGATAAAgatgctgtcaaacaaagactCACTGTTATAGTGGAGGACAACGGGCAGCCCTCTCGTTCAGCTACAGTCATTGTTAACGTGGCGGTGGCCGACAGCTTCCCTGAAGTGCTGTCGGAGTTCACTGACTTTACACACGACAAGGAGTACAATGACAACCTGACTTTTTACTTAGTGTTGGCTCTGGCTGTAGTTTCCTTCCTGTTCATCACGTGTTTAGTAGTTTTTATATCAGTGAAAATCTACAGGTGGAGACAGTCTCGCATCCTGTATCACTCCAGCCTCCCTGTGATTCCGTATTATCCACCACGTTACTCAGACACGTTGGGGACAGGGACTCTCCAACACGTGTACAATTACGAAGTGTGCAGGAAGACTGACTCCAGAAAGAGTGATTGTAAGTTGGGCAGAGCCGGTAGTCAGAACGTGCTGATAATGGACCCCAGTTCATCAGGGACGATGCAGCGGATACAGAGTGAAAAGAGCATCCTGGATGAACCAGACTCTCCTCTAGAGGTTAGTTGCAGTATGTAG